Proteins encoded within one genomic window of Hermetia illucens chromosome 2, iHerIll2.2.curated.20191125, whole genome shotgun sequence:
- the LOC119647658 gene encoding protein ENL-like isoform X1 produces the protein MKLAPGPVVSGREDGTSNVLTSLIGSVALLLCMVFAILGIKLKWFKHRLSFQQIPGSSMRGGNSSSLQNGEVVPLQGVFRRKEDADSFIEIERPKTLPPIRIRSTDVHIPVPHQQSQFAHASSNSKANNQPPTPPPMPTSSTAVQRTENRSQKSSRSQSSSRSKSSERSKKSDDQTTSSVKSNSSRKKKGHEESRSKTTSTPPAPPQYSEVNKKRREKDKDKTRPNTSFEPRAKPRNVPSGQHSDQTRHFEKLKDDRNVPKGEKGGRTIERRPTGFIRPNEEEMEALEKLSSIEDQQTFNLHGFSDNDEDNQAIFEKVKAKPAPEPRKRLSKEATSPTPPTPPVASVASKPSDTWSAVARHRILTEELTKQHSALKPVGLDMRSNGMSEFRNPLSTSPSAEAKPRTMRDMKKNKEIMSHNDRVVLGQEQRDDTEA, from the exons ATGAAATTGGCACCCGGCCCTGTTGTGTCGGGGCGTGAAG ATGGCACTAGCAATGTTCTGACGTCATTGATAGGCTCGGTGGCGCTACTACTGTGCATGGTCTTCGCCATTCttggaattaaattaaaatggtTCAAGCATCGTTTGAGTTTCCAACAGATACCAGGCTCCTCGATGAGAGGTGGCAACAGCAGCAGTTTGCAG AATGGCGAGGTTGTGCCTCTGCAGGGCGTCTTCCGACGAAAAGAGGATGCAGACTCATTTATTGAAATCGAAAGACCTAAAACTCTACCAC CAATTCGAATTCGTTCAACTGACGTTCATATTCCTGTCCCACATCAGCAATCGCAATTCGCCCATGCATCCTCCAATTCAAAAGCCAACAATCAACCACCAACCCCGCCACCTATGCCAACTTCTTCAACAGCAGTACAACGTACAGAAAATCGATCCCAAAAAAGCAGTCGTTCCCAGTCATCATCACGATCCAAATCATCTGAACGCAGCAAAAAATCAGACGACCAAACTACAAGCAGTGTCAAAAGCAATTCATCACGAAAGAAAAAAGGACATGAAGAATCCAGGTCAAAGACCACTTCAACACCACCAGCACCTCCACAATATTCCGAAGTTAACAAAAAACGTCGGGAGAAAGATAAGGACAAAACTCGTCCAAATACCTCATTTGAACCACGAGCTAAGCCTCGAAATGTCCCGTCAGGACAACACTCAGATCAAACAAGACACTTTGAAAAGCTCAAGGACGATCGAAATGTACCGAAGGGTGAAAAAGGAGGTCGAACAATCGAACGCCGACCAACAGGATTCATTCGCCCCAATGAGGAAGAAATGGAAGCATTAgaaaaactttccagtattgagGATCAACAAACCTTCAATCTACACGGCTTTTCAGATAACGACGAAGACAATCAAGCCATATTCGAAAAGGTAAAAGCCAAGCCTGCTCCTGAGCCACGAAAGCGTCTTTCAAAAGAAGCCACTTCACCAACTCCTCCAACTCCACCTGTGGCGTCAGTTGCATCGAAGCCAAGTGATACTTGGTCAGCAGTCGCTCGACATCGAATTCTTACGGAAGAACTGACCAAGCAACATAGTGCACTTAAACCTGTCGGGTTAGATATGCGTTCTAACGGGATGTCAGAGTTTCGAAATCCTCTGTCGACATCACCATCCGCGGAAGCTAAGCCGCGAACTATGCGTGAtatgaagaagaataaggagatAATGTCGCATAACGATCGAGTCGTTTTAGGACAAGAACAACGAGACGATACAGAAGCCTGA
- the LOC119647658 gene encoding protein ENL-like isoform X2, protein MVFAILGIKLKWFKHRLSFQQIPGSSMRGGNSSSLQNGEVVPLQGVFRRKEDADSFIEIERPKTLPPIRIRSTDVHIPVPHQQSQFAHASSNSKANNQPPTPPPMPTSSTAVQRTENRSQKSSRSQSSSRSKSSERSKKSDDQTTSSVKSNSSRKKKGHEESRSKTTSTPPAPPQYSEVNKKRREKDKDKTRPNTSFEPRAKPRNVPSGQHSDQTRHFEKLKDDRNVPKGEKGGRTIERRPTGFIRPNEEEMEALEKLSSIEDQQTFNLHGFSDNDEDNQAIFEKVKAKPAPEPRKRLSKEATSPTPPTPPVASVASKPSDTWSAVARHRILTEELTKQHSALKPVGLDMRSNGMSEFRNPLSTSPSAEAKPRTMRDMKKNKEIMSHNDRVVLGQEQRDDTEA, encoded by the exons ATGGTCTTCGCCATTCttggaattaaattaaaatggtTCAAGCATCGTTTGAGTTTCCAACAGATACCAGGCTCCTCGATGAGAGGTGGCAACAGCAGCAGTTTGCAG AATGGCGAGGTTGTGCCTCTGCAGGGCGTCTTCCGACGAAAAGAGGATGCAGACTCATTTATTGAAATCGAAAGACCTAAAACTCTACCAC CAATTCGAATTCGTTCAACTGACGTTCATATTCCTGTCCCACATCAGCAATCGCAATTCGCCCATGCATCCTCCAATTCAAAAGCCAACAATCAACCACCAACCCCGCCACCTATGCCAACTTCTTCAACAGCAGTACAACGTACAGAAAATCGATCCCAAAAAAGCAGTCGTTCCCAGTCATCATCACGATCCAAATCATCTGAACGCAGCAAAAAATCAGACGACCAAACTACAAGCAGTGTCAAAAGCAATTCATCACGAAAGAAAAAAGGACATGAAGAATCCAGGTCAAAGACCACTTCAACACCACCAGCACCTCCACAATATTCCGAAGTTAACAAAAAACGTCGGGAGAAAGATAAGGACAAAACTCGTCCAAATACCTCATTTGAACCACGAGCTAAGCCTCGAAATGTCCCGTCAGGACAACACTCAGATCAAACAAGACACTTTGAAAAGCTCAAGGACGATCGAAATGTACCGAAGGGTGAAAAAGGAGGTCGAACAATCGAACGCCGACCAACAGGATTCATTCGCCCCAATGAGGAAGAAATGGAAGCATTAgaaaaactttccagtattgagGATCAACAAACCTTCAATCTACACGGCTTTTCAGATAACGACGAAGACAATCAAGCCATATTCGAAAAGGTAAAAGCCAAGCCTGCTCCTGAGCCACGAAAGCGTCTTTCAAAAGAAGCCACTTCACCAACTCCTCCAACTCCACCTGTGGCGTCAGTTGCATCGAAGCCAAGTGATACTTGGTCAGCAGTCGCTCGACATCGAATTCTTACGGAAGAACTGACCAAGCAACATAGTGCACTTAAACCTGTCGGGTTAGATATGCGTTCTAACGGGATGTCAGAGTTTCGAAATCCTCTGTCGACATCACCATCCGCGGAAGCTAAGCCGCGAACTATGCGTGAtatgaagaagaataaggagatAATGTCGCATAACGATCGAGTCGTTTTAGGACAAGAACAACGAGACGATACAGAAGCCTGA